The stretch of DNA ATTTTCGTTTATTTTTCTATCGAAGCGCACTTCCACTGCGTTTTGATAATGCTTTTGCTGTTTATCATATATATACTGCAGCGTTTGTTCCGGACGTCTCGGCGGTGTCCATATTTGGTTCAGGATCGATTCGATGACAGGACACTCCGTCTCGGGATTTTCCACTGTTAAATAGAAGAAAAGGCGTAATGTACATCCGGGGTTTTTATCAGGTACTTCCAATATCTCATCCGCTAAATCAAGGAGGGATGCTTCCAGGCAGATTTCAGCGGTCACTTCCGCATTTTCCCGCAATGTGAAACCGAGCCGGAATTCACGTGACATGGAAGCCATCTCCATCCGGTCATGACGGGAAACGACAGTGATCTCCTTGTCCAGATTATCCAAATCATAGAGCTGATTCTCAAAAGCCACTTTCAAATTATCAAATACAGTAGGATCGAACATCGTGCAGGACCTCGCTTTTTCTATATGAGAAAACTCTAGCACAAGCCAGATATAGAAACAATCTTTACCAAAGGGTGCTAGTAAAAACATTGGGTATTCGTTACAATTTCATGGAAGACGAATGAGGTGACATACGTTGTTTAAGATATTACTGATCGAGGATGACAAAAGTCTATTTGAAGAAATTCGGACCCGTTTGACGCAATGGTCCTATGAGGTGTATGGAATAGATGATTTCGGACAGGTGATGGAAACATTCTCATCCGTTCAGCCGGAGCTTGTACTCATCGATATCCAGCTGCCGAGCTACGACGGTTTTCACTGGTGCCGGATGATCAGGGCGCATTCCAATGTGCCGATCATCTTCCTGTCCTCCAGGGATCATCCGATGGATATGGTCATGGCGATGCAGCTTGGCGGGGATGACTTTGTCCAGAAGCCATTTCATTTTGAGGTGCTGATCGCAAAAATCCAAGCTATTTTGCGCCGCGTCTACAATTACAGTACGGACAAAGTTACATTGAAGACATGGAATGGCGCAACGGTTGATTATGAAAAGAATGAAGTGGAAAATGATGCTGGAAAAGTGGAACTTACCAAAAATGAGATGTTCATCCTGAAGCTCCTGGTAGAGCAGAAAAACAAGATTGTCTCCCGTGAGAAGCTGATTACAAGCCTGTGGGATGACGAACGCTTCATCAGTGATAATACATTGACGGTAAATGTGAACAGATTGAGGAAGAAACTGGATGGGATCGGCCTGGGACAGCAAATCGAAACAAAAGTGGGACAGGGTTATTGCGCGCTGGAGGCAGATAGGCCATGATCCGGGAGTTTCTTCGGGATAAGGCAAGCTGGCTTGGTATGTTTGTCTTGCTTTCAGGCTTGCTTGTACTGATTGCGTATGTGGATACAACGATTCCTTTCGATTCCATACTCTATATATTATTGCTGTTCTGGCTGCTGCTGATCGTCTTTCTATTTTTTCGATATCATCGTGAAACGCGTTATTATCGCGGGTTGAGGGATTGGGAGAAAAGTCTGGACGCCTCGACGCTGCCAGAACCGGATCGACCATATGAATACATTGTTCATGAAAGCCTGCATGAACAGGTCAACTTCTTGAATCGTACTGCTGCCGATCGCCAGGAGTCATTGGAAAGGGAGAAGGATGAACTGCTTTCCTGGATCCATGAAGTGAAAACCCCGTTGACTGCCATGCAGCTGATCCTTGAGCGGGTGGAAGATGCGGCGTTGAAGCAGCAGCTGACGTATGAATGGCTGCGTGTACATATGCTGTTGGACACACAGATCCATCAAAAGCGCATTACATTTATCGAGAATGACTTATTCATCGAGAAGATTGATCTACATGCTGTCATCAGCCAGGAGATCCGGACCTTGCGCTCGTGGTGTATGCAGAAGGGAATCGGTTTCGACTTGGACCTGGAGGAGGAAGTGGTGCTGAGTGATACGAAATGGCTCACGTTCATTATGCGGCAGTTATTATCCAATGCAGTGAAGTATAGTGAAAACAGTGATATTTCCATTTCAAGCGAGAAAGTCGATGGACATGTACGCATCCACATCGAAGATCGGGGCATCGGGATTGATGCAAAGGACTTGCCGCGTATATTCGATCGGGGTTTTACATCTACCATCCAACACGATAAAGCTGCCACCGGCATGGGGCTTTATTTGACCAAAAAGGCAGCAAAACCGCTAAGGATCGAAATAGACGCAGTATCTGATTTAGGAAAAGGCACATGCTTTACGCTCACTTTCCCAAAACGAAATGAAATGGTCGGCATGATGGGCGTGTGACAGGATTGTCACACGCCTTTGTACATTTGTTAGCTGAAAAGCAGGAGCATATCCCGGGGCATCCGTATACTTGAGGTAACAAATCAGATAAAGAGGTGCGAATGGATGGGAATTCTAGAAGCGACAAGAGTCCAGAAGAATTACGGGAATAAATTCAATAAACAGGAGGTGCTGCGAGGAGTCGACCTTAGTATCGAGGAGGGGGAATTCGTCGGTATCATGGGGTCATCCGGATCTGGTAAGACAACGCTATTGAATGTGCTTTCGTCCATTGATCGTGCCAGCAGCGGAACGATCCTGATTCAGAATAATGAAATCACGAATATGAAAGAGAAGAAGCTGGCCGAGTTCCGGAAAAACCATCTTGGGTTTGTCTTCCAGGACTATAACTTGCTTGATACGCTGACAGTGAAGGAGAATATACTGCTTCCGCTTTCCATCAAGAAAGTGCCGAAAAAAGAAGCAGATCGCATGTTTGCAGAAGTAGCCGACCAGCTTGGCATCACGGAGATACAAAACAAATACCCAAGTGAAATTTCCGGCGGTCAGAAGCAGCGGACATCTGCTGCCCGTGCGTTCATCCATGAGCCGAGCATCATTTTCGCTGATGAACCGACGGGAGCTTTGGATTCGAAATCGGCTTCCGACTTGCTTAATAAGCTTAGCTCGCTGAATGTCAACCGGAAAGCGACCATCGTCATGGTCACCCATGATCCGGCGGCAGCCAGCTATTGCAGCCGCGTCATTTTCATCAAGGACGGTCAGATCTATACGCAGCTGAACAAAGGCCAGCAGGAGCGCCAAGCCTTCTTCAGGGATATCATGTCCACGCAAGGTGTCCTCAGCGGGGTGCAAAATGAGCATTAATAGCCTGATATTTCGCAATCTGAAGAAGAATCTCCGTAATTATTATTTGTATGTGTTTGCCCTGATTTTCAGTTCCGGTTTGTACTTTGCCTTTGTTACCCTGCAATATGATAAGTCGATGGATCCGGTGGAAGGATCGGTGAAAGGCGGAGCGGGTATCGCCACTGCTTCTGTACTCCTTGTATTTATCGTCGCTATCTTCCTGCTGTATGCCAATACGATCTTTATCAAACAGCGCAGTAAGGAGATCGGTCTGTTTCAGCTGATCGGGATGACGAAGAATAAAATCTTCACTATATTGAGTGCGGAAAATGCCATTCTTTATTTCGGCAGCCTCGTTTTCGGAATAATATTAGGGTTTATCGGCTCGAAGCTCTTGATCATGGTGATGTTTAAGGCTACCGGGGTGGAAGGGATAGCTTCCTTGTCCTTTTCAACAACAGCTTTTCTTCAAACCTTGATCGTATTTATTTGTATCTATGCACTCATTGCGCTGATGAATTTGTTTTTCATTAAACGTCAGACGATCCTGTCATTGTTCCACGTGAAATCAAAGACAGAACTGACAGCAAGAAAGCTGTCTGTTTTCCAGATCATCATCGGGATTTGCGGCATTGCCCTGATTGCGGTAGGTTATGTTGTTTCCGGAAAGCTATTCGATGGAGATTTCACCTCTATGAAGGAATTATTCGGAGTCATGTTCTTTATCTTGTTTTCTGTCATCCTTGGAACCTATTTATTCTACAAAGGGTCTGTCGCCTTCCTGGTAAGCCTTGTCAGAAAGCAAAAGGGCGGTTACCTGAACATCAAGCAGGTATTGTCCCTTTCATCCATCATGTTCCGGATGAAGTCCAATGCAACGCTTCTAACCATCATCACGACAGTATCCGCATTGGCCATCGGACTGCTTTCCTTGAGTTATATCACGTTCTATTCCGCTGAAAAAATGGCTTATAACTATACGGGTGGAGCAGATTTCTCCTTATTGACAGAAAAAGATGCCGAAGCCTTCCGTCAGGCAATGGATGATAATGATATCGCTTATACAGAAGACAAAGCGGAAGTGTATACCGTACAGCTCAATTTCGAGAAAATCCTGCAGACGGAGCTGGAGCTGAACTTTAATGCTTCCATGATGGATACGGCTGTCATCAGCGAGAAGGCAGCAGGGTTGGATGTGGCGCCGGATGAGCTGAAATTGACCGGCTATAATGAGCTGCTGCAGCGTTTCATGTCTCTGAAGGACAAGGGAGATGTAGTTATCCATGGGAAAGAGAAGGAAACAGCACTGCATTATACAGGCATGGAGGACGAATACCCGATTTCTAATTATTACACCATGGGCGGATTGCCGACAATGATAGTCGATGACGCACTGTTCCAGGAGCTGAAGCAGGATATCAATCCAGATTTGAATCAAGGCTATCACTGGTATTTCGGTTATACGATTGAAGATGATGATCAATTGACAAAGGCGAATGCTATATTCAATGATTTGGATTTTGAGGCAAAGGATAATAGTGAATCCAGAATCGACGCCGCTAAGGAGCAGAAATCGACGATGGGCTTGGCTTTATTCATTGTAGGATTCCTCGGCCTGACATTCCTGATCACGTCTGGCTGTATCCTGTACTTCAAGCAGATGGATGAAGCAGAAAGCGAGAAACCAAATTATACGATCCTCCGCAAGCTTGGCTTCACGACTGCGGATCTTCGCCGGGGCATCCAGCGCAAGCAACTGTTCAACTTCGGTATTCCGCTTGTCCTCGGGCTCATGCACAGCTATTTTGCTGTCCAGTCCGGCTGGTTCCTGTTCGGTTCGGTGATGATGACACCGATGATCATCGTAATGATCATTTATACAATTCTGTATTCGATCTTTGGCATCCTTTCTGTTGTCCATTACAACAAAGTCATTAAACAATCACTTTCATAAGGGGCTGCATGCAGCCCTTTTCTTTTTTGGGAGGTGTCATATGTTTATTCATCAACTGATCTTCCGAAATATAAAAAGAAATCTGCGACACTATTATTTATACTTTTTTGCACTTGTCTGCAGTACGGCATTATATTTTGCCTTTGTCACCCTGCAATACGAGGCCGCGGCCGGAGAATTGGACGATTCATTCAAAGTGCAGGCGGGTATTGAAGTAGCCTCTTATTTGCTTGTATTCATTGTAACGGTGTTCCTTCTGTATGCGAACGGATTGTTTTTGAAGCGGAGAACAAAGGAGATCGGATTGTATCAGCTGGCCGGGATGACGAAAGGGCAAGTCAGTTTTTTGTTCATGATGGAAAATGCCATACTTTATGCTGGGAGTCTTTTGGCAGGCATATTAACCGGGTTTATAGGATCCAAACTATTGATGATGATGATTTTGTATAAGATGATTGGAATGAGTCAGGTTGTTGTTCTGAAGTTCACTTGGCAAGCAGTCGGCCAAACAGTGATAGTGATCATGATCTTATATGTACTGCTCATGGTGATGACTACCCTGCAAATCGGGAGACAAGCGCTGCTGGCTTTATTCCAGCAGCAAAATAAAACAGAATCTCCTGATCAGCGTGTCACTTGGTACCAAGTTGCCATCGGGATTGCAGGAATCCTGTTGATTACTTCTGGTTATTATACTTCTGCGATTCTCTTCGATGGTGATTTTGGGGACTTTGCAGCTTTGACAAGAATGATGGGATACACACTGGCCAGTACCATGATCGGAACGTATTTTATCTATAAAGGCTCTGTCACGCTGCTGCTCCTTATTATTCGAAAAAGCAAGCAAGGGTATTTGACAATCCAACAGGTGCTGTCGATTGGTTCGATTATGTTCCGGATGCGCACGAATGCTTTCTTACTCACGGTCATCACGACAGTCATGGCACTGGCAATCGGTTTTCTATCCCTTGGCTCCATATCCTATTATTCTGTTGGAAAAGATGCTGATTCTGCAACTGGAGGGGCAGATTTCTCTTTCGAATCCAATGATGATCAGCAGCAATTCCGCCAGAAGCTGGACAAAGCAGCAATCGGATTTAAAGGGGAAGAAAAAGACATTGTTCAGTTGGATGCCGACATATCAGCAATCCTCGAAGAAGACAGTAACATGTCATCCCTGCAGAATATGACATTCATTCCGGCAGAGCAAGCTGGGTTTGATGTAGAAACTGGTCATGTCATCTTAGCAGGGGATGATGACCGATCGAATGCAGCTGCAACGTTCCATGCAGGAGAAATAGTTGTCCATCCAGCTGGTGGAGATGTACATTTGCATTTGGAAGACATTGTAAACCGTTCTCCGCTGCCAACTATCGTGACGTACGGCGGTCCTGCAGCAGTAGTCGCTGCAGCTGATTTTCAAAAACTCCGACATGATGATGCAGCTGAGCAGCAGACACTTTACTTCATCACTCTCCAGGATGAGGAAGATGAAAAAGAAGCCGTAAAGTTATTTTCTAAGCTGAACATAGAGGGATGGGCTATGTCCAAGCAGCTAGCTTTGGAATCCAGCAAGCTGGCAATGGGTCTGTACATGTTCATCGTCGGATTTTTGGGACTTGCTTTCTTGCTTACCTCCGGCTGTATTCTATACATCAAGCAAATGGACGAAGGTGATAGGGAGCGGCCTACGTACATGATATTGCGCAAGATCGGATTTACGAAAACAGATTTGCGTAAGGGAATTGTCCGCAAGCAGCTCTTTCATTTCGGGATTCCTCTTGCCATAGGGTTGTCTCATGGTTATTTTGCAGTGAAGTCCGGATGGTTTTGGTTTGGCACCTCTTTATGGCTGCCGATGGTGACAGTCATGATTGTATTTGCTTTGCTTTTTTCCGCTTTTGGTATGTTATCTGTGCTTTATTATAAAAGCGTCATTACAAGATCCCTTCAGGACAGTCGATAGACTGTCCTTCTTTGTATATGATAGCCTGTAGTTAACCAAAGAGGCGGAAGGGTATAGGGAAGTGAGAGTGTGATACATACTAGTAGCAGCAAAGGAGGAGAATCGCATGAGAATACAGATGATTCTTTTTGCAGCCGTTTTGATGCTTACGGCTTGCGGAAATGATGAGCCGCAAACGCAAGGTCATGTACATTCAAATGACACAGATCATATGCAGCATGATGAATCGGGTGAATTACCGGAGGGTCTTGAAGAAGCGGAGGATCTTGAAGAAGCGGAGGATCCCAAATTCCCGCCTGGCAGCAAGGCAATCATCCAAGCCGATCATATGGAAGGAATGAAGGGTGCAGAAGCGACCATTGTCGGTGCCTTTGATACATATGCATATGAAGTGACATATACATCCACGGACGGTGAGCATGTGGATAATCATCGCTGGGTCATCCAGGAAGAGCTGAAGGAAGCGGATGAACATCCGCTAGAGCCAGGAATCGAGGCGACGCTTACGGCGGACCATATGGAAGGGATGAAAGGTGCCACTGCGATTGTGGAGGATGTCGAGGATACAACGGTGTATATGGTGAATTATAAGTCGATGGCAACAGGGGAAGAAGTGAAAAACCATAAGTGGCTCACCGAGGAAGAGTTGGCGCCTATGAAGGATAGCTCCGATTGAAGGGGCTATTTTTTATGTAAAAATTCACTTTACAAAACGTAATCGTTACGATAATATACAAAACGTAATGATTACGAATTTATTGGCATACATATATATTTGAGGGGGAAAACGGATGCGGAAATTTCTGATAAAGACATTGGGAATGGCGATACTTATCTTGCTGCTGGCAGCATGTACGGATAATGCCGATTCAGAAGGAGACAAGAAGCACCTCGCCTTCGTATATAATTTTGCGACCAATTCCTTGGATCCGAATGTGGATTCCAGTTATGTACCACTGCGTGCCGGAATGACAGAAACGCTGGTCAGATTGAATGAGGAAACGTTGACAATCGAACCGTGGCTTGCTGAGAGCTGGGAAGGCACAAACGAGGGGAGGGAGTGGACGATCAAGCTTCGTGAAGGCATCGATTTCCAAAATGGAAAACCGATGGATGCGGCTGCGGTGAAAGCATCATTGGAAAGATCCTTGAAGGATAATGTAGCGATCCAGAATGCACTGAAAATCGATGCCATCGAAGTAATGGATGATAGGACCCTGCATATCACGAATACACAGGCGTTTCCTGAGTTCGTATCGGAGCTTGTAAACCCAAATGTATCCATCATTGATGTGGAAGCAGGCGACTTTGTCAATAATCCGATTGGGACAGGCCCTTTCAAGCTTGAATCATTCACGCCTGGCAGTAAATTGGAGCTAGTTCGGAATGAGGGCTATTGGGATGAAAAAGCTAAACTTGATTCTGTGACCTTCTCCTTCAATGAAGATGCGAATGCTCGTTCTTTAGCTTTGGAGTCAGGTGATGCGGATGTCGTCTTCCGACCGGAAGTGGAAAGCATCGGGAGCTTGGAGGAGAAGGAAGGCGTGAAGGTGGAATCGACCGAAACCTTCCGCGTGCACCAGCTGACGATGAATATGGAGCGGGAAGCCCTGAAGGATGTGAATGTTCGCAAGGCTTTGGATGCCTTGATTGATCGGGAGGAAATTGCACAGTCTGTATTGCTAGGATATGCAGAGCCGGCAAAAGGGCCGTTCCCTGGCTCCCTGCCATTTGCGCCAAGCTATAGTGAACATGAAACGGGAGAAGATGTTGCAAAGGAATATCTTGAAAAAGCTGGCTATACCCTCGTGGATGGCAAAATGCAGAAAGACGGGGAGCCTCTTGAGCTTACCATGCTGACCTACTCTTCCAGGGCTGACCTTCCATTGATCGCACAGATATTCCAATCGGATGCGAAAAAGCTTGGTATTGACGTGGAACTGCGTCAAATAGAGATCCCGGAAGAATACATGGCATCAAATCGGGATTGGGATTTAGCCACATACAGTAACCTGACAGCCCCTCGTGGTGATGCTGGATATTACTTGAATGCCACATATCACCCAGACGGAGCTTTGAATTTCAGTGGTGCAGATGAACCAGAGCTGACGAGGATCATCGATGAATTAAATGTAACAGTCGATGCCGATAAGCGTGCAGAGCTATCTGAAGCAGCTGCCGATTACGTAGATGAAAATCAAATCAATTCATTTGTGATTTATCCAGACACGCTCGTTGCCTATGATGAAACGAAAGTGAAGAACTGGGTCACGACAAGAAGTGAATATTATATGATAACAAATCAATTGGATGTGAAGTGATGTTTCGTATCATTGGGAGAAGATTGCTGGAGGTTGTACTGTTCGTCTTATTCGTCACCTTCTTCAGTTTCCTTTTCCTTCGCCTTGCACCAGGTGATCCAGCGCTTACGATCCTGAATGTGGATGAACTGAATGTAAGCCAAGAGCAGGTGGAGGCGCTGAGGGAGGATATGGGCTTCAACGATCCATTACTTGTCCAATATGGAAAGTGGCTGCTGGATTTCCTTCGTCTGGATTTCGGCAATTCCTATATCACCAGTCAGCCGGTATCGGAGATGCTGCTGACTGGTCTTCCGGCTACATTGGAGCTGACCATCGGTTCCTTGATCGTCATGCTGCTGGTCGCGATTCCATTGGGATCCCTTTCCGCTTTATACAAGGATAGCTGGATCGACCATGTCAGCCGCTATTTCTCCATCATTGGTGCTGCCGTCCCCAGTTTCTGGCTCGGACTGATCATGATTGATATGTTTGCTGTCAGATTAAGCTGGTTCCCGACAATGGGACGTGACAGCTTGCTATCCCTTGTGCTGCCGGCAGTGACATTGGGACTTGCTATTGCGGGTGTTTATGTACGGCTGCTCCGTTCCAGTCTGTTGGACTCCTTGGGACAGGAGTTTGTCCGCGCGGCAAGGGCGCGGGGTATTTCGGAAGGACGCATCTTCTTCTCGCATGCTTTCCGACACAGCTTGCCGCCAGTCATCACGGTATTCGGTGTCAGCCTGGGCAGCTTGATCGGCGGTGTTGTCGTGGTGGAAGTATTATTTGCTTACCCCGGTGTAGGAAAGCTCGTCGTTGATTCTATCCGTCAGCGTGATTATCCGCTGATTCAAGGCTATATCGTCCTGATGGCGGCTATTGTCTTCATCGTGAATACATTAGTGGATCTATCTTATCGATATGTAAATCCTGAACTTCGATTAAAAGAAAGGAAGCTCAGCTAGATGAGTGTCATGGCTCTTTCCCCTGAAAAAATAAAGAAAACCAAGGCCTGGCTGATCAGTGCGCTTTTGGTCCTGTCATTGGCAGTGGCGGCATATACGTTCCTTTACTTGAAGCATGATGCCAACATGACAGATGTCGGGAACCGGCTGGCATCCCCATCGTGGGAGCATCCCATGGGGACGGATCATTTAGGCCGTGATGTGCTCACGAGGCTCTTACTCGGATTCCGTTTGACTGTCGGCTACAGTTTGATTGCTTTGGCTGCAGCAGTTATGATCGGTGTTCCTTTCGGCCTGCTTGCAGGAATACGGGGAGGCTGGGTCGATCGGCTATTCATGCGGATCGCCGATGGTTTCCTTGCTTTCCCCGATACAGTGATTGCCATTGTGCTAAGCGGTCTGCTGGGGCCGGGTATTGGTAACTTGCTGTTTGCCATCGTTCTTGTAAAATGGGTCAACTATGCCCGGATGGTACGCAGCACAGTGCTGACAGAAGTGCAAAAAGACTATATCACCATTGCCAGGATCAATGGTCTGTCCACGTTTACGATCATGCGCAGACATCTTATGCCGCATATCATCGGGAATGTCCTCGTCCTGTCCAGTTTGGATTTCGGTAAAATCATTTTGCTCATTTCTTCGCTTTCATATATCGGTCTTGGTGCACAGCCGCCGACCCCGGAGTGGGGCGCCATGCTGAATGAATCCAGGCCTTACTTCCAGGCGAACCCCGAAATGATGGTCTATCCTGGACTGGCCATCGTTGCAGTGGTGTTAGTGGCGAATGTTCTCGGTGACTATTTACGAGATGAATTTGATGTGAAAAAGGAGGTGCAGCCATGATTTTATCAATCAAGGATTTAACGGTATCACATGGAGAAAAAACGCTTGTGGATCACGTCAGTCTTACCATCGATAAAGGAGAATGGTTCGCCCTCGTTGGTCAAAGCGGCAGCGGGAAAACGATGCTGTCACAAGCGATCGGTCAACTGCTTGGACCTAATCTAAGTGCATCCGGAAGCGTCATTTATCAAGGGGATAATATTCTTGAACGGACGAAACAAGAAATGAAAGAGTTGAGAGGAAAAGCAATCAGTTATATTTTCCAGGACTATCACGGCTCCTTCACACCTTTCCTGACGATCCTGCAGCATATGGAAGAGTATTTGCAAACACATGGAGTGAAAGAAAAGCAAAAGCGTAATGAAATGACGAAAGAGGCGCTGGAATCTGTCGGTCTGGATGCCAGCTTTGGTAAGCGATACCCATTCCAGCTGAGCGGCGGCCAGCTGCAGCGTGCTTCTATCGCACTTGCACTTCTTTTGGAGCCGGACATCCTGATTGCTGATGAAGCAACGACTGCGCTTGATAGCGTATCTGCGCATAGGATCCTTTCCTTGCTGCAAGAGCTGCAGCAAAAAACAGGCTGTGCGATTCTTTTCATTACACATGATTGGCGCCATGTTGTTCGCTATTCCCATAAAATCGCTGTCATGAAGGATGGTAAGATCATGGAAGTCGGAACAAAACAAAAGCTCATCCATCAGCCGGAACATGCATATACGAAGCAGCTGATTCAAGCTGCCCCGACATTGCCCATGCGCGTCAGGGAGATAAGCAAATGAGGCGCGTTGTCGAAATGCATGATCTCAAAAAAAGCTATACTCCCGGTAAGCTGGCTGTCAATGATGTCTCTCTCTCCATTCACGAAGGTGAAAGCTTAGGCTTGGTAGGGGAAAGCGGATGTGGAAAAAGTACATTGGCGCGCTGCCTGTTGGGAGTAGAGACAATTGATGGCGGATCGATTATATTTAATGGAGACCCCCTTGCGAATGCCAGCCGGAAAGACTTTCGAAACTATCGCCGCAACGTACAGACCGTCTTCCAAAATCCAACCGCCTCTTTGAATCCGAAGATGAGAATCAAAGATTCACTGCTGGATCCATATTTGCAGTTCCAGCATGAACTTCAGCTAGGGCACTTTCATTTCTCCTCCAAGCAAGCATTTGTACAGCAGCTGCTGGAAACGGTGGAACTGCCAAAAGAGCTGGGGGATCGTTTTCCGCATGAGCTGAGCGGCGGACAAAAACAACGGGTGACCATTGCCCGTGCCATCAGCATCGAGCCCAAGCTCATCGTCCTGGATGAACCAACGGCAAGCCTGGACGTCCTTTCCCAGGGAGCGATATTGAAGCTTCTTGCTTCTCTCCAGGAAACACTAGGTATGTCATACTTGTTTATTTCCCATGACCTTGCTGCTGTTTATCAGCTTTGCCAGCGCATCGCAGTCATGAAAGATGGCGAGCTGCTCGATTTGTTTGATAAAGAAGATATTTATGATAATCAGCGTCACAATTATACAAAGGAATTGATCGGCATATTTTAAGCGGATACTCTCTGGGAGCATCCGCTTTTTTATGCTTCGAATTGCTTCAGGAGATCACCTAAAGACATCTCCCCGATGTTTCCCTCTGGCCGCTTCCGGACAGCAACTGTTTTATCCTGCATCTCCTTATCCCCGACAATAAGCAGATAAGGCACTTTCTGCTGGGAGCCTTCCCGTATTTTCAGCCCGATTTTCTCCGAACGATCGTCAACGGACACGCGATAGCCTGCTTTTTGAAGATACTCGCCAACGGCCTTGGCATATTCTGCGTGCGCATCGCTGATCGAGAGTATGCTTGCCTGAACCGGTGCCAGCCAGAAGGGGAAGTCGCCTGCATAATGCTCGATGAGAATGGCCATGAAGCGCTCGATCGATCCATAGATGGCACGATGGATCATGATTGGCTGTTTGCGGCTGTTTTGCTGATCGATATAGCTGCAGCCGAATTTCTCCGGCATTTGGAAATCCAGCTGGACAGTGCCGCATTGCCAGCTTCTTCCGAGACTGTCGAGAATGTGGAAATCGATTTTCGG from Terribacillus sp. FSL K6-0262 encodes:
- a CDS encoding response regulator transcription factor — its product is MFKILLIEDDKSLFEEIRTRLTQWSYEVYGIDDFGQVMETFSSVQPELVLIDIQLPSYDGFHWCRMIRAHSNVPIIFLSSRDHPMDMVMAMQLGGDDFVQKPFHFEVLIAKIQAILRRVYNYSTDKVTLKTWNGATVDYEKNEVENDAGKVELTKNEMFILKLLVEQKNKIVSREKLITSLWDDERFISDNTLTVNVNRLRKKLDGIGLGQQIETKVGQGYCALEADRP
- a CDS encoding ABC transporter permease: MSINSLIFRNLKKNLRNYYLYVFALIFSSGLYFAFVTLQYDKSMDPVEGSVKGGAGIATASVLLVFIVAIFLLYANTIFIKQRSKEIGLFQLIGMTKNKIFTILSAENAILYFGSLVFGIILGFIGSKLLIMVMFKATGVEGIASLSFSTTAFLQTLIVFICIYALIALMNLFFIKRQTILSLFHVKSKTELTARKLSVFQIIIGICGIALIAVGYVVSGKLFDGDFTSMKELFGVMFFILFSVILGTYLFYKGSVAFLVSLVRKQKGGYLNIKQVLSLSSIMFRMKSNATLLTIITTVSALAIGLLSLSYITFYSAEKMAYNYTGGADFSLLTEKDAEAFRQAMDDNDIAYTEDKAEVYTVQLNFEKILQTELELNFNASMMDTAVISEKAAGLDVAPDELKLTGYNELLQRFMSLKDKGDVVIHGKEKETALHYTGMEDEYPISNYYTMGGLPTMIVDDALFQELKQDINPDLNQGYHWYFGYTIEDDDQLTKANAIFNDLDFEAKDNSESRIDAAKEQKSTMGLALFIVGFLGLTFLITSGCILYFKQMDEAESEKPNYTILRKLGFTTADLRRGIQRKQLFNFGIPLVLGLMHSYFAVQSGWFLFGSVMMTPMIIVMIIYTILYSIFGILSVVHYNKVIKQSLS
- a CDS encoding YdhK family protein, whose amino-acid sequence is MRIQMILFAAVLMLTACGNDEPQTQGHVHSNDTDHMQHDESGELPEGLEEAEDLEEAEDPKFPPGSKAIIQADHMEGMKGAEATIVGAFDTYAYEVTYTSTDGEHVDNHRWVIQEELKEADEHPLEPGIEATLTADHMEGMKGATAIVEDVEDTTVYMVNYKSMATGEEVKNHKWLTEEELAPMKDSSD
- a CDS encoding ABC transporter permease, producing MFIHQLIFRNIKRNLRHYYLYFFALVCSTALYFAFVTLQYEAAAGELDDSFKVQAGIEVASYLLVFIVTVFLLYANGLFLKRRTKEIGLYQLAGMTKGQVSFLFMMENAILYAGSLLAGILTGFIGSKLLMMMILYKMIGMSQVVVLKFTWQAVGQTVIVIMILYVLLMVMTTLQIGRQALLALFQQQNKTESPDQRVTWYQVAIGIAGILLITSGYYTSAILFDGDFGDFAALTRMMGYTLASTMIGTYFIYKGSVTLLLLIIRKSKQGYLTIQQVLSIGSIMFRMRTNAFLLTVITTVMALAIGFLSLGSISYYSVGKDADSATGGADFSFESNDDQQQFRQKLDKAAIGFKGEEKDIVQLDADISAILEEDSNMSSLQNMTFIPAEQAGFDVETGHVILAGDDDRSNAAATFHAGEIVVHPAGGDVHLHLEDIVNRSPLPTIVTYGGPAAVVAAADFQKLRHDDAAEQQTLYFITLQDEEDEKEAVKLFSKLNIEGWAMSKQLALESSKLAMGLYMFIVGFLGLAFLLTSGCILYIKQMDEGDRERPTYMILRKIGFTKTDLRKGIVRKQLFHFGIPLAIGLSHGYFAVKSGWFWFGTSLWLPMVTVMIVFALLFSAFGMLSVLYYKSVITRSLQDSR
- a CDS encoding sensor histidine kinase, producing the protein MIREFLRDKASWLGMFVLLSGLLVLIAYVDTTIPFDSILYILLLFWLLLIVFLFFRYHRETRYYRGLRDWEKSLDASTLPEPDRPYEYIVHESLHEQVNFLNRTAADRQESLEREKDELLSWIHEVKTPLTAMQLILERVEDAALKQQLTYEWLRVHMLLDTQIHQKRITFIENDLFIEKIDLHAVISQEIRTLRSWCMQKGIGFDLDLEEEVVLSDTKWLTFIMRQLLSNAVKYSENSDISISSEKVDGHVRIHIEDRGIGIDAKDLPRIFDRGFTSTIQHDKAATGMGLYLTKKAAKPLRIEIDAVSDLGKGTCFTLTFPKRNEMVGMMGV
- a CDS encoding ABC transporter ATP-binding protein, with the translated sequence MGILEATRVQKNYGNKFNKQEVLRGVDLSIEEGEFVGIMGSSGSGKTTLLNVLSSIDRASSGTILIQNNEITNMKEKKLAEFRKNHLGFVFQDYNLLDTLTVKENILLPLSIKKVPKKEADRMFAEVADQLGITEIQNKYPSEISGGQKQRTSAARAFIHEPSIIFADEPTGALDSKSASDLLNKLSSLNVNRKATIVMVTHDPAAASYCSRVIFIKDGQIYTQLNKGQQERQAFFRDIMSTQGVLSGVQNEH